One Succinispira mobilis DSM 6222 genomic window carries:
- a CDS encoding amidohydrolase produces the protein MEKLLTQAQALKQEIIARRRDLHKHPESAWTEFRTASIVAQELTQLGFEVLVGDQVIVASEMMGVPDALTLQKCQERALKEGADPKWVDKMQGGKTGVMGVMKFSKPGKTVAIRVDMDANDVEESKDAQHQPNQEGFASVHANVMHACGHDGHTAMGLAIAKLIAENKDLYAGTIKLIFQPGEEGVRGAKAMVASGIVDDVDYLFGMHVGFNANRNDTIVCMTDGFLATTKLDARFKGLSSHAGSAPHEGKNALLAAAQASISMHSIARHGQGASRINVGVLQAGTGRNVLPDVAVVKLETRGANTEINEYMMVEAKRMIQAAAMMYDVEVEVEEMGGAPSCSLDREMGEEIQKILLASGYFAPEGVIKEVSLGASEDCSYFMQRVQEKGGKAVYMMAGSELKAGHHNSKFDFNEETLVRGAASLALLAEKYTNR, from the coding sequence ATGGAAAAGCTTTTAACTCAAGCACAAGCACTAAAACAAGAAATTATCGCAAGACGTAGAGATCTACACAAACATCCAGAATCAGCTTGGACGGAATTTAGAACAGCTAGTATCGTGGCTCAAGAGCTAACGCAGTTGGGATTTGAAGTTTTGGTTGGTGACCAGGTAATTGTGGCTTCAGAAATGATGGGTGTTCCCGATGCACTTACTTTACAAAAATGCCAAGAACGAGCTCTAAAAGAGGGCGCTGATCCTAAATGGGTAGATAAAATGCAAGGTGGGAAAACAGGGGTAATGGGTGTTATGAAGTTTTCTAAGCCTGGCAAAACAGTAGCTATTCGTGTGGATATGGACGCTAATGATGTTGAAGAAAGTAAAGATGCACAACATCAGCCTAACCAAGAAGGATTTGCTTCTGTACATGCCAATGTAATGCACGCCTGTGGTCATGATGGACACACGGCCATGGGGTTGGCTATTGCTAAATTAATTGCCGAAAATAAGGATTTATACGCAGGTACAATAAAATTAATTTTTCAACCAGGGGAAGAGGGTGTGCGTGGTGCTAAAGCCATGGTCGCCAGTGGAATAGTAGATGATGTAGATTATTTATTTGGAATGCATGTAGGCTTTAATGCCAATCGTAATGATACTATTGTTTGTATGACCGATGGTTTCTTAGCAACGACGAAATTAGATGCTAGATTTAAAGGCTTATCAAGTCATGCTGGTTCGGCACCACATGAAGGGAAAAATGCTCTACTTGCAGCTGCTCAAGCTAGTATTTCGATGCACTCGATTGCTCGTCATGGGCAAGGAGCATCAAGAATTAATGTAGGTGTACTACAAGCTGGAACCGGTAGAAATGTGTTGCCAGATGTTGCTGTGGTGAAGCTAGAGACTCGCGGTGCGAATACCGAAATTAACGAGTACATGATGGTTGAAGCCAAAAGAATGATTCAAGCAGCAGCAATGATGTATGATGTGGAAGTTGAAGTAGAAGAAATGGGTGGAGCACCTTCTTGCTCTTTAGACCGGGAAATGGGCGAAGAAATTCAAAAAATTCTTTTAGCCAGCGGTTACTTTGCACCTGAAGGTGTAATTAAAGAAGTTAGTCTAGGAGCTAGTGAAGATTGCTCTTACTTTATGCAACGGGTACAAGAAAAAGGTGGTAAAGCAGTTTATATGATGGCTGGTTCAGAATTGAAAGCGGGACATCATAACAGCAAATTTGACTTCAATGAAGAAACATTAGTGCGTGGTGCAGCTAGTTTAGCTCTTTTAGCTGAAAAATATACAAATAGATAG
- a CDS encoding energy-coupling factor ABC transporter permease, with product MHMADALLSPGVALSFTGISAVLLVKNCRKIKAELSEEKIPLMGIMGAFIFAAQMINFTIPGTGSSGHLGGGLLLAALLGKEAAFIVMSSILIIQALFFADGGLLALGCNIFNLGFFPCYIAYPYIYKQFTQKSYERRNLNISSILGAIIALQMGAFMVVLQTMLSGKTQLPFINFVTLMLPIHLAIGLVEGLVTAAVLNYIYQVRPNILVPNLVVEKQFSMKKVIMIIGLSSILVAGGFSLMASEYPDGLEWSIDKITSGQELETQGEIYAKLAALQEKFSFLPDYNFTEPQTVGTSVAGLVGASITFIVLLFTGKLFRLNKDN from the coding sequence ATGCATATGGCCGATGCGCTGCTGTCACCTGGGGTGGCTCTAAGTTTTACTGGTATAAGCGCGGTTTTATTGGTGAAAAATTGTAGAAAAATTAAAGCAGAATTAAGTGAAGAAAAAATTCCTTTGATGGGAATAATGGGAGCGTTTATCTTTGCGGCGCAGATGATTAATTTTACAATTCCTGGGACTGGTTCTAGCGGTCATCTAGGTGGAGGTTTATTACTAGCGGCATTACTAGGTAAAGAAGCGGCTTTTATTGTAATGAGTTCAATATTGATAATTCAAGCCTTGTTTTTTGCAGATGGAGGTTTATTGGCATTAGGCTGTAATATTTTCAACTTAGGATTTTTTCCTTGTTACATCGCCTATCCTTATATTTATAAGCAATTTACACAAAAAAGTTATGAACGAAGAAATTTAAATATATCTAGCATTTTAGGGGCAATAATAGCTTTGCAAATGGGTGCCTTTATGGTGGTATTACAGACGATGCTTTCCGGAAAAACCCAATTGCCATTTATAAACTTTGTGACGCTTATGTTACCAATTCACCTAGCAATCGGACTAGTAGAGGGGTTAGTTACTGCAGCCGTTTTAAATTACATCTATCAAGTACGCCCTAATATTTTAGTGCCCAATCTAGTAGTGGAAAAACAATTTAGCATGAAAAAAGTAATTATGATCATAGGCCTCAGTAGTATCTTAGTAGCGGGGGGATTTTCTTTAATGGCCTCTGAATATCCTGATGGTTTAGAATGGTCGATAGATAAAATAACTAGTGGGCAAGAATTAGAAACTCAAGGAGAAATTTATGCTAAATTAGCGGCTTTACAAGAAAAATTTAGTTTTTTGCCAGACTATAATTTTACCGAACCGCAGACAGTAGGAACTAGTGTTGCCGGACTTGTTGGTGCTAGTATAACTTTTATAGTATTATTATTTACGGGGAAATTATTTCGACTAAATAAGGATAATTAA
- a CDS encoding energy-coupling factor transporter transmembrane component T family protein, with translation MFKLRNIQQRLITIKKLTELESSVHNLDAASKVLITIGFVLAIISLDYFELPKLMYFACYLIFLIRLSTIPLKTFLIPVMMSSIFVGSLGLASWYWAETEQILFLNTVIVDKSVLIGLTLLLKTILTVCATTLLAVTTKKLELYQGLLRLRVPEIFIWQLMLLGTYLQVILNECIKMLEAYALRSNTQTILWPDYPLLLGQLFLLSHKRAIQIYQAMLCRGFSNINSFTVESRFNYLSITVSFILFFYWSIN, from the coding sequence ATGTTTAAATTAAGAAATATTCAACAAAGATTAATTACAATCAAAAAGTTGACAGAGCTTGAATCGAGTGTACACAATCTTGATGCGGCAAGTAAGGTGTTAATTACAATAGGTTTTGTTCTAGCTATTATTTCCCTAGATTATTTTGAATTGCCTAAATTAATGTATTTTGCCTGCTATTTAATATTTTTAATTAGACTAAGCACGATACCACTAAAAACATTTTTAATTCCAGTAATGATGAGCTCAATATTTGTGGGTAGCCTTGGATTAGCTAGTTGGTATTGGGCAGAAACAGAGCAAATATTGTTTTTAAATACAGTTATAGTTGATAAGAGTGTTTTAATTGGGCTTACATTGCTTTTAAAAACGATACTAACAGTATGTGCGACTACTTTGTTAGCCGTAACAACTAAAAAATTAGAACTGTACCAAGGATTGTTACGCTTGCGCGTCCCAGAAATTTTTATTTGGCAACTTATGCTATTGGGAACTTATTTACAAGTAATCCTTAATGAATGCATAAAAATGCTAGAAGCTTATGCACTACGGAGTAACACGCAAACTATTTTATGGCCGGATTATCCGTTGTTATTGGGACAACTCTTTTTATTAAGTCATAAAAGAGCGATACAAATATATCAAGCAATGTTGTGTCGCGGGTTTAGTAATATAAATAGCTTTACTGTAGAGAGTAGGTTTAATTATCTAAGCATTACTGTAAGTTTTATTTTATTTTTTTATTGGAGTATAAATTAA
- a CDS encoding energy-coupling factor ABC transporter ATP-binding protein — translation MLAIKDLQFAYTKGVLVLDNLNLTVADQENVALFGDTGSGKSTLLGLLTGLLTPVQGSIFIDKIKIERKNIAQVRQQVGLVFQNPENQLFMPTIYEDLAFGLRNNGVDANEIARRVSELAQEMGIAKLLSKNSFELSGGEQRMAALACVLIMQPKILLLDEPTAFLDLKSRKILQDYLKKISVTKIIVTHDLDFAVQLCPRAICLAAGKIIEDAASAKIAEQLKISNA, via the coding sequence ATGCTAGCAATAAAAGACTTGCAGTTTGCCTATACGAAGGGAGTTTTAGTATTAGATAACTTAAACTTAACAGTTGCAGACCAAGAAAATGTGGCTCTGTTCGGAGATACTGGTTCGGGTAAATCGACACTGTTAGGTTTGCTAACGGGATTGTTAACACCAGTTCAAGGTTCTATTTTTATTGATAAAATAAAAATAGAACGAAAGAATATTGCTCAAGTTAGGCAACAGGTTGGTTTAGTTTTTCAAAATCCAGAAAATCAATTGTTTATGCCGACTATTTATGAAGACTTAGCCTTTGGCTTGCGTAATAATGGTGTTGATGCAAACGAAATAGCCAGAAGGGTATCAGAATTAGCTCAAGAGATGGGGATTGCTAAACTTTTGAGTAAAAATTCTTTTGAACTCTCGGGGGGAGAACAGCGGATGGCCGCTTTAGCTTGTGTTTTGATTATGCAGCCTAAAATATTATTGTTAGACGAGCCGACGGCTTTTTTAGATTTGAAATCTAGGAAAATTTTGCAGGATTACTTAAAAAAAATAAGCGTCACTAAAATTATAGTGACGCATGATTTAGATTTTGCCGTTCAGCTTTGCCCACGAGCTATTTGTTTAGCCGCGGGTAAAATTATAGAAGATGCAGCTAGCGCTAAAATTGCAGAACAACTGAAAATTAGCAATGCTTAA
- a CDS encoding lipase family protein, protein MLKQALCIFILLSCLLINQPATLASQLLNELSEAELIALAAGNCKATYSDRAAASLFNLSKYYSLDLEPFIIESKILNTNFIFAQRINPVKNTNFYILAFRGSESKQDWILNFKTAKVPYQVETSPTDIADKQNQAMVHKGFNEYAKLALEVTDQQGKKLTDFLVEDPSAPIIITGHSLGGAVATLYASRLLDLGVPAERIQVITFGAPEVGNSAYANKFQDRLPLLRITSSQDLIPISLNKFVGGYKNFGKHLEYKAKLTKYSYADQHSMSFYFSESLKRYYDLYQQALNSKLLAPPTNSQLTADYALVAIYNDYTAALKKIPDYPYLKLLLDDQMRKFVPSYILLNNNLTVSTTNIYEMLPQINSVAKTHQARYLLINQVDTALNSDTEKRSLIFSYVLLDLNTNQVLTTATYSSSLASYNGILQTLIQTSQSIPSVLKQFTLN, encoded by the coding sequence ATGTTAAAACAGGCGCTTTGCATCTTTATTTTATTATCTTGTCTCTTGATTAATCAACCCGCAACTCTAGCCAGCCAACTGCTAAATGAACTATCTGAAGCAGAATTAATAGCTTTAGCTGCCGGTAATTGCAAGGCAACCTACTCCGATCGTGCTGCCGCAAGTCTATTTAACCTGAGTAAATATTACTCTCTTGATTTAGAGCCCTTTATCATTGAAAGTAAAATTCTCAATACAAACTTCATCTTTGCCCAACGCATAAACCCAGTAAAAAATACTAATTTCTATATCTTAGCTTTCCGCGGTTCTGAAAGTAAACAAGATTGGATTTTAAACTTCAAAACTGCCAAAGTCCCTTATCAAGTAGAAACTTCTCCAACTGATATTGCCGATAAACAAAACCAAGCTATGGTTCATAAAGGGTTCAATGAATATGCTAAATTAGCCCTAGAAGTAACTGACCAGCAAGGTAAAAAGCTTACTGATTTCCTAGTCGAGGATCCCAGCGCCCCCATCATAATAACTGGTCATAGCTTGGGTGGAGCCGTGGCTACTTTATATGCCAGTCGCCTTTTAGATTTAGGTGTACCTGCCGAGCGAATCCAAGTTATTACCTTTGGCGCTCCCGAGGTAGGCAATTCCGCTTACGCTAATAAATTTCAAGATCGTTTACCGCTACTACGAATCACTAGTAGCCAAGATCTCATACCCATAAGCTTAAATAAGTTTGTGGGCGGCTATAAAAATTTCGGAAAACATCTAGAGTACAAGGCCAAATTAACCAAATATAGCTATGCAGATCAACACAGTATGAGTTTCTATTTTAGTGAAAGCTTAAAAAGATATTATGACTTATATCAGCAAGCCCTAAATAGCAAGCTTTTAGCCCCTCCCACAAATAGTCAACTAACAGCAGATTATGCCTTAGTGGCCATCTATAACGACTATACAGCCGCATTAAAAAAAATCCCTGACTATCCCTATCTAAAACTTCTCTTAGATGACCAAATGCGCAAATTTGTCCCCAGTTATATCCTTTTAAATAACAATTTAACTGTATCTACAACTAATATTTATGAAATGTTACCCCAAATAAATAGTGTTGCTAAAACACATCAAGCAAGATATTTGCTAATAAATCAAGTAGATACAGCTTTAAATAGTGATACGGAAAAACGTTCCTTAATCTTTAGTTATGTATTATTGGATTTAAATACCAATCAAGTTTTAACCACAGCTACATATAGCAGTAGCCTAGCTTCTTATAACGGTATTTTGCAAACTTTAATTCAAACTTCGCAAAGTATCCCCAGTGTGCTAAAGCAATTTACTTTAAATTAA
- a CDS encoding Asp23/Gls24 family envelope stress response protein, translated as MGLGRMIISEEVFVELAKTAMNKVENVVTDSQSKDTLGQIVKSVAQRLSPHIHVKKNDREKDKPEADIEAGFVATVAFELKLTIVYGVSIPEVVNVVRQKVKEEVETISGYKVDRIDVIVEKLVKPEKLMLATEEEK; from the coding sequence ATGGGATTAGGCCGAATGATAATAAGTGAAGAAGTATTTGTGGAATTGGCCAAAACGGCAATGAATAAGGTTGAAAATGTAGTTACAGACAGCCAAAGTAAAGATACCTTAGGGCAAATAGTGAAAAGCGTAGCACAACGGTTAAGCCCGCATATTCATGTAAAGAAAAACGATCGTGAAAAAGACAAACCAGAAGCTGACATTGAGGCTGGTTTTGTGGCGACAGTGGCTTTTGAATTAAAACTGACAATAGTTTATGGCGTAAGTATTCCAGAAGTAGTAAATGTTGTTCGTCAAAAAGTAAAAGAAGAAGTTGAAACAATATCTGGATATAAAGTTGATAGAATAGATGTAATTGTAGAGAAGTTAGTAAAACCAGAAAAATTAATGCTGGCTACTGAAGAAGAAAAATAA
- a CDS encoding alanine/glycine:cation symporter family protein, whose amino-acid sequence MDFMQLLDSIDNFIWGPPLLALLVGTGIWLTLRLSLLQIIRLPLALKLIFSAKSDGKGDISSFQALCTALAATVGTGNIVGVATAMKAGGPGALFWMWMAAFFGMATKYAEGLLAIKYRSVDANGQVAGGPMYYIEQGLGKKYRPLAVMFAASGVLVAYFGIGTFAQVNAIVDATKGAFGVPEYVTAIILTVLVAAVTIGGLQSIAKVSSKVVPFMAVVYVVTAMGVLIVHADKVPGAIKLVIDSAFNTTAATGGFLGATVMMAMRNGIARGVFSNESGLGSAPIAAAAAKTKWPAEQGLVSMTGTFIDTIIICTMTGLCLIVSDVWVGDLKGAALTQAAFASAFPATGTALLTFGLILFAFTTILGWNYYGERCIEYLFGVKSIMPYRIVFIGLIASGAFLKLEAIWLLADIVNGLMAIPNLIALLGLTGVVVAETKRYLAYVKNNEVEEEIEDLEVEQIK is encoded by the coding sequence TTGGATTTCATGCAATTATTGGACAGTATTGACAACTTTATTTGGGGGCCGCCTTTGTTGGCACTCTTGGTAGGAACAGGTATTTGGCTAACATTAAGACTAAGTTTGTTGCAAATTATCCGTTTACCTTTAGCTTTAAAATTGATTTTTTCAGCGAAGAGTGATGGTAAAGGAGATATAAGCAGTTTCCAAGCTTTGTGCACGGCTTTAGCCGCTACAGTAGGTACTGGTAATATCGTCGGAGTAGCGACTGCGATGAAAGCTGGTGGACCAGGGGCATTATTTTGGATGTGGATGGCCGCATTTTTTGGTATGGCGACTAAATATGCCGAAGGTCTATTAGCGATAAAATATCGTTCGGTGGATGCTAATGGACAAGTTGCTGGTGGCCCGATGTATTATATAGAACAGGGATTAGGCAAAAAATATCGTCCGCTAGCCGTGATGTTTGCAGCGAGCGGCGTACTAGTTGCATACTTTGGGATTGGGACTTTTGCCCAAGTAAATGCTATTGTAGATGCTACTAAAGGCGCTTTTGGTGTACCAGAATATGTAACTGCAATTATCTTGACAGTACTGGTTGCAGCTGTAACAATCGGAGGTTTACAATCGATTGCTAAAGTGTCTAGTAAGGTAGTTCCGTTTATGGCAGTAGTATATGTTGTAACAGCTATGGGCGTATTAATAGTCCACGCGGATAAAGTTCCAGGGGCGATAAAATTAGTTATTGATAGTGCCTTTAATACTACAGCAGCAACAGGTGGTTTTTTGGGCGCTACAGTAATGATGGCAATGCGTAATGGGATTGCGCGCGGTGTGTTTTCTAATGAATCAGGCTTAGGTTCGGCACCAATTGCGGCAGCAGCGGCAAAAACAAAATGGCCGGCAGAACAAGGTTTAGTATCAATGACTGGGACTTTCATTGACACAATTATAATTTGTACCATGACAGGGTTGTGTTTGATAGTAAGCGATGTTTGGGTAGGCGATTTAAAAGGTGCAGCCTTGACGCAAGCAGCTTTTGCTAGTGCTTTTCCTGCAACTGGTACAGCTTTATTAACTTTTGGGTTAATATTGTTTGCCTTTACTACAATCTTGGGTTGGAACTATTACGGCGAACGTTGTATAGAGTACCTATTCGGAGTAAAGAGCATTATGCCGTACCGAATTGTATTTATTGGTCTTATCGCTTCAGGAGCATTCTTGAAGTTAGAGGCAATCTGGTTATTGGCAGATATTGTAAATGGTTTGATGGCAATTCCAAACTTGATTGCTTTGCTAGGGTTGACTGGTGTGGTTGTCGCGGAAACTAAGCGATACCTCGCTTATGTGAAAAACAATGAAGTTGAGGAAGAAATAGAAGACTTAGAAGTTGAACAAATAAAATAA
- the guaA gene encoding glutamine-hydrolyzing GMP synthase has product MVLILDFGGQYSQLIARRIRECGVYCEIVPYDYSIDKIKAKNPKGIVFSGGPNSVYGEDTPKADPQVFELDVPVLGICYGHQFMAHTLGGKVESAVIREYGKTALTLQECELFAGIALENECWMSHTDFVSGVPAGFEITSTTKQCPVAAMANVAKNLYGVQFHPEVEHTPFGKTMLSNFLFKICGLSGDWNMMSFAEEKIAEIKKYVGDRKVLCALSGGVDSSVAAVLVHKAVGKQLTCVFVDHGLLRKDEGDQVETIFRKQFDMNLIRVDAKERFLGKLAGVSDPERKRKIIGEEFIRVFEEESNKLGKIDFLVQGTIYPDVVESGTKTSATIKSHHNVGGLPEDMDLELIEPLRELFKDEVRAVGEEIGIPHHLVWRQPFPGPGLAIRVLGEITEEKLEITREADAIFREEIANAGLEGKIWQYFACLPNIRSVGVMGDERTYCHTVALRAVTSSDGMTSDWAHIPYEVLDIVSRRIVNEVKGVNRIVYDVTSKPPSTIEWE; this is encoded by the coding sequence ATGGTACTAATTTTAGACTTTGGTGGACAATATAGTCAATTAATTGCTAGAAGAATTAGAGAATGTGGGGTTTATTGTGAAATAGTTCCATATGATTACAGCATAGATAAAATAAAAGCTAAAAATCCCAAAGGTATAGTGTTTTCTGGTGGACCGAATAGTGTGTATGGGGAAGACACTCCTAAAGCAGATCCACAAGTATTTGAATTAGATGTACCTGTTTTAGGAATTTGCTATGGACATCAGTTTATGGCCCATACTTTAGGCGGCAAAGTAGAAAGTGCGGTTATTCGGGAATATGGTAAAACAGCACTTACTTTACAAGAATGTGAACTTTTTGCAGGTATTGCTCTAGAAAATGAGTGTTGGATGAGCCATACGGATTTTGTTTCTGGAGTGCCAGCTGGTTTTGAAATAACGTCAACAACAAAACAATGTCCTGTTGCAGCTATGGCTAATGTTGCGAAAAACTTATATGGAGTCCAATTTCATCCGGAAGTAGAGCATACACCATTTGGTAAAACCATGCTTTCTAACTTTTTATTTAAAATTTGCGGCTTAAGCGGCGACTGGAATATGATGTCTTTTGCAGAAGAAAAGATTGCAGAGATCAAAAAATATGTTGGTGACAGAAAAGTATTATGTGCTTTATCTGGTGGGGTAGATTCATCAGTAGCGGCGGTTTTGGTTCATAAAGCTGTAGGTAAACAATTAACTTGCGTGTTTGTCGACCATGGTTTATTGAGAAAAGATGAAGGCGATCAAGTTGAAACGATTTTTAGAAAACAATTTGACATGAATTTGATTCGGGTTGATGCTAAAGAGCGTTTCTTAGGTAAATTAGCAGGCGTTTCTGATCCAGAACGGAAACGTAAAATTATTGGCGAAGAATTTATTCGGGTGTTTGAAGAAGAATCTAATAAATTAGGTAAAATTGATTTCTTAGTTCAAGGCACAATTTATCCAGATGTTGTCGAAAGTGGTACAAAAACTTCAGCAACAATTAAAAGTCATCATAATGTAGGTGGCTTGCCAGAAGATATGGATTTGGAATTAATTGAACCGCTACGCGAATTATTTAAAGACGAAGTGCGCGCAGTAGGTGAAGAAATTGGGATTCCACATCATTTGGTATGGCGTCAACCATTCCCAGGGCCAGGACTTGCTATTCGGGTATTAGGGGAAATTACTGAAGAAAAATTAGAAATTACACGTGAAGCAGATGCGATTTTCCGTGAAGAAATTGCGAATGCTGGTTTAGAAGGAAAAATTTGGCAATACTTTGCTTGCCTGCCTAATATTCGTTCTGTAGGTGTAATGGGTGATGAGCGGACTTATTGCCATACAGTAGCTTTAAGAGCAGTTACAAGTTCTGACGGGATGACTTCAGATTGGGCACATATTCCTTATGAAGTCTTAGATATTGTATCGAGAAGAATAGTAAATGAAGTAAAAGGCGTTAATCGTATTGTATATGATGTAACGAGCAAACCACCATCTACAATCGAGTGGGAATAA